The Mercurialis annua linkage group LG2, ddMerAnnu1.2, whole genome shotgun sequence genome contains a region encoding:
- the LOC126667744 gene encoding ARF guanine-nucleotide exchange factor GNL2 has translation MERIEEDEENSASEERKRRKEVSLSCMLNTELSAILAVIRRPHDSTSLLQQEDHYDTAILNSLKSLRALIFNPQQEWRTIDPSVYISPFLDVIQSDDIPATATNVALSAISKVLKLQFFDEKTPGAKDAINSIVTGITSCRLERTDPITEDAVMMRILQALTSIIKHRASILLRDYAVCTIVNTCFQVVQQSTNRADLLQRGAKYAMREMIEIIFARLQDVEVKSEEDSESDTEDIDIGSGMDSGYGVRSVVDIFHFLCSLLNVVEIVESEGVSSHTTDQNVQIFGLILINSAVELSGDAIGKHPKLLRMIQDDLFHHLIHYGISSSPLVLSMICSTVLNIYHSLRRYIRIQLEAFFGFVLLRAAAAGSPIQQQEVALEAIINFCRQPSFIVEMYVNCDCDPTCRNIFEEIGKLLCKLSFPGSSPLNCVQIQAFEGLLIIIHNIADNIDKEDDLTPSGPYPVEITEYRPFWEEQPKEDYETWVEYLRLRKAQKKKVLIAGDHFNRDEKKGLEYLRLCQLVSDPPDPKSIAIFFRYTPGLDKPLIGDYLGDPDEFHMQVLKEFTETFKFSGMILDTALRTYLATFRLPGESQKIQRILEAFSERFYDQQSSDIFASKDAVFILCYSLIMLNTDQHNPQVKKKMTEEEFIRNNRAINGGQDLPRDYLTELFQSIANHAITLFGHSGPVELNPGSWIELMNRSKVMQPYILGDYDRRLGRDMFACIAGPSVAAISSFFEHAEEDEMLHECIGGLISIARITQYQLEDILDELLASFSKFTTLLNPYASAEETLFAFSNDLKPRMATLAVFTIANNFGESIRGGWRNIVDCLLKLKRLKLLPQSVVEFDETATSGAADDPAGHKRNESSISHSNDPKFGNRRSAGMISRFSHFLTLESMEDSISLGMSEFEQNLKVIKQCRIGSIFNNSANLPDEALLNLGRSLIFAAGGKGQKFSTPIEEEETVGFAWDLIVAIAMVNMHRFQNYWPLFNDYFLGVAQFPLFSPVPFAEKAILGLFKICIKLLSSPRAERLPEELIFKSINFMWKLDKEILDTCCESIAKSLAKILTDYPANLQTSLGWKTCLHLLSVTGRHPETYEQSVDTLIKMLSEGTHVSRINYAYCVDCAFGFVALKNSPMEKNMKMLDLLAESVNLLIQWYKDYIDSGINFSVASSTSNSSLEDSKGLGSPNFAITLFVKLGEAFRKTSLARREEIRNQAILSLHKSFALSEELDFSPLNCISCFNLVIFAMVDDLHEKMVEYSRRENAEREMRGMEGTLKLAMELLTEVYLRFLKPISMSPGFRTFWLGVLRRMDTCMKADLGEYGETRLQGIIPHLLTQIITKMKEEEILVPKEDDDLWDITYIQIQWIAPFLKEELFPEAEM, from the coding sequence ATGGAGagaattgaagaagatgaagaaaacaGTGCGTCCgaagagagaaaaagaagaaaagaagtcaGCCTTTCATGCATGTTAAACACAGAACTCAGTGCAATTCTCGCCGTGATCCGCCGTCCCCATGATTCCACCTCTTTGCTTCAGCAAGAAGATCACTACGACACCGCCATTCTCAACTCTTTGAAATCTTTACGAGCTCTGATATTCAATCCTCAGCAAGAATGGCGGACCATAGACCCTTCTGTTTACATCTCCCCGTTTCTTGATGTTATTCAGAGCGATGATATTCCTGCCACTGCTACAAACGTTGCACTCTCTGCCATTTCCAAGGTTCTCAAACTTCAGTTCTTTGATGAGAAAACTCCCGGGGCTAAGGATGCTATTAACTCCATTGTCACCGGCATTACAAGCTGCCGGCTCGAACGTACCGATCCCATCACTGAAGATGCCGTCATGATGAGGATTCTGCAAGCTTTGACGTCCATCATTAAGCATCGGGCTTCGATCTTGCTCAGAGATTATGCTGTTTGTACAATTGTTAATACTTGTTTTCAAGTTGTTCAGCAATCTACTAACAGGGCGGATTTGCTTCAGCGGGGCGCGAAATATGCGATGAGGGAGATGATTGAGATTATTTTCGCCAGGTTACAGGATGTTGAGGTGAAATCTGAGGAGGATTCGGAATCTGATACGGAGGATATTGACATTGGTAGCGGTATGGACTCCGGATATGGAGTTCGTAGCGTTGTCGATATTTTTCATTTCTTGTGCTCTCTgcttaatgttgttgagattgTGGAATCGGAAGGGGTTTCGTCTCATACTACTGATCAGAATGTTCAGATTTTCGGATTGATCTTGATAAATTCCGCGGTGGAGTTGAGCGGTGACGCAATTGGAAAGCACCCGAAACTTTTGAGAATGATCCAAGATGATCTGTTTCATCATTTGATTCATTATGGAATATCGTCCAGTCCTCTTGTGCTGTCCATGATCTGCAGTACTGTCTTGAATATCTATCATTCGCTTCGTAGATACATTCGTATTCAACTCGAGGCGTTTTTCGGGTTTGTGTTGTTGAGAGCTGCAGCTGCGGGGAGCCCAATTCAGCAGCAAGAAGTTGCACTTGAAGCAATTATAAATTTCTGCAGGCAACCGAGTTTCATAGTTGAAATGTATGTTAACTGTGACTGTGATCCAACCTGTCGAAATATATTCGAGGAAATCGGGAAGTTGCTCTGCAAGCTCTCATTTCCAGGGTCTAGTCCTTTGAACTGTGTGCAGATTCAGGCATTTGAAGGACTGCTCATCATAATTCACAACATTGCAGATAATATTGATAAAGAAGACGATTTGACTCCTTCTGGACCGTACCCTGTCGAAATTACAGAATACAGGCCGTTTTGGGAAGAACAGCCAAAGGAAGATTATGAAACTTGGGTGGAATATTTGAGACTCAGGAAAGCACAGAAAAAGAAAGTGTTGATTGCAGGTGACCATTTTAACAGAGATGAAAAGAAAGGTTTAGAGTATCTCAGGCTTTGTCAATTGGTTTCTGATCCACCAGATCCCAAATCCATAGCTATTTTCTTCCGATATACACCAGGGCTCGACAAACCCTTGATCGGGGATTATTTAGGCGATCCTGACGAGTTTCACATGCAGGTTCTTAAAGAATTCACAGAAACTTTCAAGTTTTCTGGTATGATTCTTGATACTGCTCTCCGTACTTATCTTGCAACCTTCAGATTGCCTGGTGAATCCCAAAAGATTCAGCGAATTCTCGAAGCATTCTCGGAGAGGTTTTATGATCAACAATCATCAGACATTTTCGCAAGCAAAGATGCAGTCTTTATCCTCTGCTATTCCCTTATTATGCTCAACACTGATCAACACAATCCCCAAGTCAAGAAAAAGATGACAGAGGAGGAGTTCATCAGGAATAATAGAGCAATTAATGGAGGCCAAGATCTTCCTCGCGATTATCTAACCGAGCTTTTCCAATCAATTGCGAATCACGCCATCACACTTTTCGGTCATTCTGGACCTGTGGAGTTGAACCCTGGCAGCTGGATTGAACTAATGAATAGATCCAAAGTTATGCAGCCGTACATCCTTGGTGATTATGATCGTCGGTTAGGGAGAGATATGTTTGCCTGCATCGCCGGTCCATCAGTTGCAGCCATTTCTTCATTCTTTGAACATGCCGAGGAAGACGAAATGCTGCACGAATGCATAGGTGGATTGATCTCAATTGCGAGGATAACTCAGTATCAACTCGAAGATATTCTCGACGAGCTTCTTGCTTCGTTCTCCAAGTTTACTACTTTGCTAAATCCTTATGCCTCTGCCGAAGAAACACTTTTTGCTTTCAGCAATGATTTGAAGCCAAGAATGGCTACTCTTGCAGTTTTCACCATTGCTAACAATTTCGGAGAATCGATTAGAGGAGGGTGGAGGAACATTGTAGACTGTTTGTTGAAACTCAAAAGGCTAAAGCTTCTTCCTCAGTCTGTTGTTGAATTTGATGAGACTGCTACATCAGGAGCAGCTGATGATCCTGCAGGACACAAGAGAAATGAATCAAGCATATCACACTCGAATGATCCGAAATTTGGGAATCGCCGGAGTGCTGGCATGATTAGTCGGTTCTCGCATTTTCTGACATTGGAGAGCATGGAAGATTCAATATCTCTCGGGATGAGTGAATTCGAGCAGAATCTCAAAGTCATTAAACAATGCCGAATCGGCAGCATCTTCAACAACAGTGCTAACTTACCTGATGAAGCCTTACTGAACCTCGGGCGTTCCCTGATATTCGCAGCCGGCGGAAAAGGCCAAAAATTCAGCACTCCAATAGAAGAGGAAGAAACTGTTGGGTTTGCTTGGGATCTAATTGTTGCCATTGCTATGGTTAACATGCATAGATTCCAGAACTATTGGCCTTTATTCAATGATTACTTTCTTGGAGTTGCTCAGTTTCCTCTATTTTCCCCAGTCCCATTTGCTGAAAAAGCCATTCTTGGCCTTTTCAAGATCTGCATAAAGCTGCTTTCTTCACCCAGAGCTGAAAGACTCCCAGAAGAGCTTATCTTCAAATCTATAAACTTTATGTGGAAGCTCGATAAAGAAATTCTCGACACATGTTGCGAGTCGATAGCAAAGTCATTGGCAAAGATTCTCACTGATTATCCAGCAAATTTGCAGACATCTTTGGGATGGAAAACATGCCTTCACTTGTTGTCCGTCACCGGGCGACACCCGGAAACATACGAACAGAGCGTTGATACTTTGATCAAAATGTTGTCGGAAGGAACCCATGTGTCACGAATAAACTACGCCTATTGTGTTGACTGTGCTTTCGGTTTTGTTGCACTAAAAAATAGTCCAATGGAGAAGAACATGAAGATGCTAGACCTTCTAGCAGAATCAGTAAATTTACTGATACAATGGTATAAGGACTACATAGATTCAGGCATCAATTTCAGCGTTGCGAGCAGTACGAGTAATTCCTCATTGGAAGACAGCAAAGGTTTAGGTTCTCCAAATTTTGCTATTACTTTATTTGTGAAATTAGGTGAAGCATTTCGAAAAACCAGTTTAGCACGACGAGAGGAGATAAGAAACCAGGCAATCTTATCGCTTCATAAAAGTTTTGCATTGTCAGAAGAACTTGATTTCTCACCACTCAACTGCATTAGTTGTTTCAATTTGGTAATATTCGCAATGGTGGACGATTTGCATGAAAAGATGGTCGAATATTCGAGACGGGAGAATGCAGAACGAGAGATGCGGGGTATGGAAGGGACGCTAAAGCTTGCGATGGAGCTGTTGACAGAAGTGTATTTGAGGTTCCTAAAGCCAATATCAATGAGTCCAGGGTTTAGGACATTTTGGCTTGGAGTATTGAGAAGAATGGATACATGTATGAAGGCTGATTTGGGTGAGTATGGGGAGACAAGATTGCAAGGAATAATACCTCATCTCTTGACacaaattattacaaaaatgaaGGAAGAAGAAATTTTAGTACCAAAAGAAGATGATGACTTGTGGGATATCACCTACATTCAAATTCAATGGATAGCTCCTTTTCTCAAAGAAGAATTGTTTCCTGAAGCAGAAATGTAG